TGACTTTGATGAACTTATTTGATTATACCATAACACTAGTTGTCCATATTATAAAATGCTAATTATGAACTTGGTTGTTATGACATATTGTTTTGCATTTTCTTTCAATGTGCCTATATGGATCAATGCTTTTAGGTTTTATTGTCttttatacatttatgttttcttcATTGCAATATGATATATGATGTGGTTTGGTGTTGTTACgtgtttttttatcaattatgaCTTGACTTGTTTACTCGATCGTaaatttgttttgattatttagTACACTTTGTTAGATATGTATGTTAGCAATTTTTATTGAGAATGTatatctaatttaatttaatagttTTTTAATGTGACCACCTAGGCTCCCCCTATCGCCTGAGTGCTAGGTAGTGGTCTGTTCACCTACTGCTTAAGCTGCCTTTTTAAACCTTGTCTCTAATTGTTGGGTATGCCTTGATATCTAATTTGATATGATTATTCAGCCTTTAAAGTTATGGAGATAGCATCCAGTAAATTACCTCATCTCTCTTTCACATCTTTCTCCCACCTCTACATATTTATTGAATCCTTTGATCTTTTGAATCGCCCTACATTTTCACCATGTTGTCTTTATCAGTCATAATCCTATTAAATGATATAACCTGAGACATCCTTATTGATATGGAAAATTAGTTAAAATAGTCAGCCAGTGGAGAAAATTCAAATTGACCACCAAGACCTAGACCTGATAGTTACATTATAGGTCGTTTCACCAATGACATTGAAAAATCATGAATCTGCCAGATAATAATTGAATTACTAATTAGCTTTATGGAAGTTTTGCTCTCTCATTCTTTTTTGTTTGATGTATTTATCTCACCACTTTATTCTCAATGTTTTGTGCAGAGGCATGCTAGAGAACTTGGAAGACTTAGAAAGATTGAAGAGACGAATAATCCATATGACATGGAAGAGATGGTCATGCCCTTACAAGAGTTCATTAATGACCCAATAGCTCATGAGATCATTCACAACGGAGCAACTTTTCAGGTGCCATAGTACATTGTTGCTAGTAGCATTATGATATTTAGTTATGATTCTTTCGTTGTTTACTTGAGTTAATACTGAATGTCTAAAAGCCAACAATATCTGTCTGCTCATGCAAAATTAATGTTCATGTGCTCTTTCTTTATTCTTAACAGATTACAAGTTTAAATATTAATTCACGCTATTAAATTGGCTTTGACATGAAGGTTCCTGTGCCCagccaaacaaacaaacaaaaaaaagagGATATGCTGGTGCATTTGATGTTTGGCTGAACTCTTTCATTGTTTCTTGTGTTAACAGTGAATGCTTCATGGCTAACACAACTAAAAAGGCCAACATGTGTATTTTTACTTGTGAAAAATGTGTCCTCATGTTCATTTTCTTCATACCATCTACTGACCCAAATAAGTTGGTCATAGGCTTGTAATGACAATCGAGGATTATGATCATTAcctttatttttaaatgatattttttactCATTTAGTTTGTGTTTTTTAGTTGTCTTTGGACATCTTGTATTGGCATCAGTAACATTCAATGTAAATATCATTTGTGTTTCAACCCTCCTATGACCATGAAGGTGCTATGGTGATCTTATCCTACTTTTATCCTGTGATGTAGTTTCCACTTTTTGTtgcttaagtacttcttcattcTGTGTTTATGTTTGCTTTCAATTCCCATTTTGTTAATCGATTGTGCTCCATATTTCTCTATAAGGTTACTTTTGTGGCCACTTCCATGAGACTTATCACATGACTGTACAAGTTATATGGAGCATATCTGTTGATACTGCAATTTCTTATGACAGGTAGCAGGATTAACAAACAACTCATATTTAGAAGAATTGCATGATGTCCGCAATTGTCTTAGGAAGCACCCTGAATTTGGCCATTATGTTCTTGAGGTTGCTAAGGTGCATTTTGGAAAGGACTGATGCCATTGTCTTACAACTGCTGCATATCAATATTTGTTTTAAGTAGTAATTACAGCATTCTAATGGTACAGCATAGGTTGGATCATATGTTATATGTTGGTCTTACTGAAGAGCACAAGAAGTCTGCTAATATGTTTGCTGAATTGGTTGGAGCACAAGTTATTTCCCAGTCTGAAGCCTGGAGCTCTACTGAGCAGGAAACAACCAACAAAACTGGTACATTATAGAATTAATTCGTGCTGTTACATTCAGAATCGAACAGTCATATTTACCTATGacagttatttaaatttgttgtATATTATAGATTACTGTTATCATTTGTGAGAATAATTAACATGCAAGAGAATCTGAATTTTGAAATCCCAAAATAACTACTAATAGGGCAAATTATGTTCAAATCTCCCTTGCTTGTTGTCCTTTCCCTTGATATCACTAACAGAGTTGTTGTCATAGAGTGCCTTGTTCATCCCCAACCTTTAGAGCCTTAGGAAACAGATCCTAAAATCAACATGCAAAATATTGCATGTAAATAGTTGGAAACTTGTAGCAACAATAAGGATCGATGGGCATTGAATAAACTCCAGTTCAACTCACCCCAGATTAAGTTTTGAGGCATGACAGAAATGAAAGCTTAGATTGTAGATCATGTTGACTAATTTCTTACTAGTATACCGCTGACTCAGTCATTAGATCTTGCATATCATGCTAAAGTGGGCCTGAAAATTGATGAAAAATGTGGAGCATCTCTTATGTAGATTTTTTCTCTGCAGAACCTAGCTTTTCTTATTCATATCCTGCTGATGGACTAAAACAGGCTGAGGTAGTTCAAAATAGAATTATTTTATGCATATTATTCTATCAATAATGTACTAAACTGCTCCACATTTATGATAGGGTATTGCTGGCTATCTAAATATAACCGAGATCCTTTCACCACATGATGAACCAGGAAGAGAAAATGTATTACCTCTTAATATGTAATTTGACTAATTACTTCTCGTCCTTTTATTGTTCATCTATGAATTTATAGCCTATTGTTATATTCTTCCAGTAAATAGTATCCTCTAATCCTTCTTAAAATGCATTCTATATTCTTCTAAATCAAGCATTTCTTCGCCATTTATAGATGACTGTTGGAAAGTTGATAGAGGCATATGAAAAATGCAATTCCAATTTACGGAAATTTCAAACAACCCGACACACAATGTCTCTGAAAAGGATTTCTCCTGTGAAATTTTCAAAGAAGGTATATGACGAGATAGTAGGAAGTCATGAAATAGAATAGTATGTTTCTTTAGCTTCTTTGTTAATCTTATTATTTGTTGCACGTTCTGGGTGagttaacaaatttttttttttataaatttgatgAAAATTATTGGTTTGGTTAAATTTGTTTCACCTCATTTACCTCTTATTTACTTAATCTTGTGACATCTAGTTATTATGTCAGAAATGTGCTTGATGTAGCATTAGTGGGATGAAGGTAAATCTGTGTGCTACAGATGATGAACCTAACAGGATAGTGGGCCTCGATTAACAGTCTCACAAGAGAAGGAATAGTTATTAGAAGCTGGAATTGATGAAACCAGAAGAGTTGGAGTCTCTTTTATAGGCCTAACTGTAGCTCTGTCTTCCGTTACTAGGTGTAAAGTACACTAGAACATTATtcactttattttttaaaaccaattatttaaattaatccaTTATCatttgcatcatgctagttttgctGCCATCTCTTTGGTTGTGTTTTCCAAATGTACAAAGCAGTTGCATTGCCATCTTTGTTCTGACCTTCCAAGTACAAGGTTTCTTCATCATATCTTTCTTGGTTGTCCTTTCTAATGAGAGGAATTGTTATATCTTTTGTCTTTGCTATGGTCTCCAAGGAATCAAATTTCtttgtcatcttcttcttgaGGCATCCCTTCCACCTAATAGGAATCGTCCCATCATATATGCCAAttaatcaatcaaggaatcctgtTAATTTAATTTGTCATCAGATATAGGTAGTTTGTTTCCTAATTTGAGTCTAATTCCATGTTTGTCATTATTGTATTGGTTGAGTTAGATTAGAATGGATAAGATCCAATCAATTTTAAGCAAGTTCTGGGCACATCTTCGACACGATGACTGCACTTCTGTTAGTAGAGATGCAAGCAGTGGTGACGGAAACATAAGTAGTTGGAGTTGCAAGTGGTTACTGCTCTGCATGACATGATAACAAGTGCacaggagggagggagggaggtgaGTGGCGTGAAGGCAAGCAGTGTGGGAATTACGACCGAGAGAAAATGGGcatacaacaataacaacaatcaaGTCTTATTCTACTAGAtgaggtcggctatatggatctttATACGTCATTGGGTTCTACCCCCAAGTTACTTTCATATCTCGAGATAACTTCACTATATCGGAGGGTGGTTGTCTCAGAAAGTTATTCATCAGATTGTATAcatgtttggttttcttcttgcttttggcTAATTCTTCACTCTAGTTTAAGGATGGGATTAAAGTTCCTCAGAGCTAAACATGTAAGGAAATTGTATTTTCAGGCACGCCGTTCTGTTCCTGCTTCGATTCTTGATCAAATACAATATCTGAACAGTCTTGATGTGGAACTTTACAAACATGCTCAAGATATATTCAGGCGGCAGGAGAAACATGTCGTGCAAAATGATGACAAGGGAAACCTGAAGGCCCAAGAGGTTCGTCTGTCGCATTGAACCTGTAGTTCAACATTATTTGATGGTCAAAATCTATATTCGATATCTTATGTTTGCAGGAACTGCAGACATCAGGATGTGGCAGCTTATTTAGTTGCTTGCCATGGAAGATTTTATCGATCATTGCATTTCTTGCTGTTATTGTTCTTGCGATTCTAGTAACAAAACGCAGGAGAGCGGGTAAATTGAAGATGTTTTGACCAAAAAACGGGCATGCCCTACCTGTGTTGTGTTGTTGCCTCTCCAACTGGTCTGGTCCACTTGGATCGACTTGGCCAATTGTACTGTCTCCCATGGCACATGAAACTAGAATTTCAGATTTTCTTATGCTACGTTTAGTTGAGTGTAATGTAATTTAATttgtaatataattaaatttataatgtaatataatcttaattatattgctatgtttggtaatgtaatgtatgtaatttttgattacaaggatgattgtattcttttgtttagtgtccattattttttataaggaatgtaatttgtattattataaaatgataaaaatatcctgcgaTCTCTACCGACGGTCGTCGCACCTCTACCGAAGCTTGTGGCCTCTATCGACGGTTGTCGCACTTCTACCGGAGCTTGTGGCAACTAACGATCGTCGTCGTTAGCCTCCTCCGTCGATTGCCTGTGGCGACGGCGGCGACCGACGACAGTGGGTGACAGTGACCGTggtggactaggggtatattcggtatttaaattttggttaaacgaTGACCTCGTAATATAATCAGATTATATAGTATttattttgtaatccagattataaaattttactaccttttgtaatctagattatattatattataaatttaaaattaaatcaaataaaataatcgATCTTGTAATATAATcctgattatattataaaatagaTTACACTTCATCAAACGTAATTTAGTCTTAATTTAATTCATGAAGaatactttatttatttattttgatattttgcTTATTTTATAACGGTCACTCCGTGCAAAAATATttcagttttttttaataatttagatatttaatttttataattcaaTTAATTCTGAAGATGattgattaatttttataattcaattaattttaagCCTTCGTTATTTAGGAATATGTTCCACTTGCATCATAGTAACAAATCGTTGATTACTATgtttttaaccaaaaaaaattatagaaatttgttTTCGACAAAATAAATGCACACTTTTCTCGAGGATCATTGATGAGAATTTTTAGTAAATCTTTCTTAGCATTCGTTCTTAGGTTCTGAGGTTATACTTATCCATTAAATCAGACTATATTTTGTAATGATAATATAATAAATatgatattgaatcaatttaagtcaatataaaatatcaatgtaatataataatattaagtCACAAATGACAATATGTATATGTATGTATGTAACacactcaaaaatccaaaacaagaagaaATAAACTATACACATAAAcaatggaaaaaaataaaactaagcaACTCAACATAAATCTAACTTGAGCGGGACTGACAGCCAAGACCTCTGAGCGACACACATCCTCTATCTGCGAACTTGGAGAATCAAAGAAAAAATAACGGATAATGAGTATAAAATACTCAATGGGTAGAAGAAGGTAGTGCACGAATAATATATTGAcaggagatcaaaggatgcagtctcaggtaaaatacttactaaccaacGTAGGTGTCCCACCATAATCACCAGCtaaccaaaagtataatcaataacataACACTTCACTAATCTGCTCAACCAAATATAACCAACAAATCAAGAGTACATACAGTACATTTAAACATGCACGAACAAATACATGATCGACATATAGCAGACATAACAAATACTAACTGTAGAAGAACGGTTTACTACAGATCCCGTGGGCAGTCAAGGTAAATGACTAGTCACTGTTcgcgggagaacgctctaccacggatgatccCGTGAGATTACTTGATGAGGTAGATATCTGGCTCCCCTATCATTGATTGCGGGAAAACACTCTACTACGGATGGTCTCGTGGGCAGTCAAGGTATATTAGTAGTTACTGTCTATGGAAGaacactctaccatggatggtcccgtgggcatACAGGGTATATATCAAGGGTCACTAATAACTCTCTCAACCATGCATGGGAGATAATGGTCGACAAGATATACTTATGGTCCCTGATGATTCTCTCAACCATAAATGAGAGACAATGGTTGACAAGATATGCCAACGgttactgacgactctctcaaccatagaTGGGAGACAATGATCGACAAGATGCAACAACAAAGGGTCTAATAGGATACTTTAGGTACTATACTATGGTATAATCatactaatgtataggcatgagcctatataACAAGTAAGAATCTACTATGATACTCGATACCCCATACAACGATATAATCTTACTAATATAAAGGTAGAAAACAAACAATTAGGTCCCCAAGTTATTAGTCGCCTAGTATTAATATCTCAATCAATTCCATGGTATCATCACACATATAATAAACAACGGGGTTAGGATCAAGTAATGCTAGGGGTTGATCCGAAGGGGAAAAACCTAGAGGAATATGCTATCCCTTTGTTAAGGAATGATTTCCATCAAGTATAGGTTAACACTATCTCACTAATATATATGTCTATCAATACCCTGTAGGCACGAGCAtaagtatataaccatactaTAATAGAAATGCACGAACATAAGCCTACAACTAGACTATGATCAGataatatcatgcatatatataaaCTCAATCATGAGTAATAACAAGACTGCATAGCTATCAATAATAGATCAAAGTATAAACACAAATAATAAGGTATTAAACTTAGGGGCAATATAGAACAGATTTAAGATAAATGAGTAATTGTGACCTAATCAAACATAGCAATGATTAATCATGCACTATAATCAAAGCTATCAAAAAAAATAAGTAGAATCTATCTACCTCAACTATAGAATCATCGTAACCGTCCTCAAATCAGAGAGCAAGCCTCATGCTCGAATACTATAAGTACATGATATAAAATAAAACTTAGTACCAATATAATTGTAATAACCATAAATAGTAAAACCATTTATTTCCCCCTTGAGCATTCGTCTATATTTTTTATTCACATTATAGTAAATTCTTTGGTCAATCAACATCAATCAATTATTGTACTATGATTTAATTAGTCAATAATTAACTCAATAATTAAATCACTTAAATGAATTAATCATCtatactagtgtgatcgtgcacacgcgttgcgtgtgtaatataataatatataaattatttgagccCCAACAATAAACTATTGTAATGAGTTTccatatgaaaaaaattattttaatttaatattatgcttatcttatcttagtaaaagaaactaagaaaagtatattttttttaacatcgtcggcttaaaatatttatagaaacttctttgattatagtgttatcaattctaagatgtgggactaaagagaactttatttttttatataaaacaaccagagaaaattaatgatgagaaaaattcataataatacgtcgtagctgagtctcgaactctagatcactgattgtttcgcttgtggaattactaataaaccttggaattatttttagtgtgaatagaaaaaaggacagtaacgtaaattcattttaggtttcaccaaagttagttagtaaaggggagggatttttaataaaatagtaagataagaCAACTCAATAATTAGCCCATTAATCAATTTCCTCAAATCCTAATTATCTTAATTAATCATGTGATAAATTCATACCTTAATTAATCACCCAATTAATTGGCCAACGTAACTAAACTAGTTAGTTAATAACCTGTTAATTAATCAAAACATGGCAACATCTAATCCCCAATAGATCCAATGTTAATGAAAGCATAATCTTAATTCAACTAGTATCTCCACGAACTCCTCCACGTAGATGAACCCGTCCCCGTTGGAGTTAGCCTCGATCATCATTCGGCAGAGCTCCTCCTCGGAGGGCGGGTGGCAGAGGCTCGCGAGCAACGCGGCGAGCTCCTCAGACAAGATCTTGTCGTCGCCATTGGAATCAAACTTGTTGAAGACGCGCTCGAGGTCACCGGAAGCggatgaggaggaggaagaggaaggagtaAACGGGTGACGTCGGCCGTCCACGAGCAGCGGACGTCATCGGGTTGGGAGCTCGGCGGCGCCGGATTGCGAGCACGAGGAAGGGAACGCAAGCTTCagtttttaattaacaaatttaggttttaaaaaatattcatgaTTTATATTATcggatttatcattttttttataactatTTTAATCTCACAGGACTTAATACGATGGTAAATGAGCGAACTAACGAATTTCCCCAGGCATTCGATTTTCATGTAGCATAAATAAATGCATATAGCATTCGAGTCATGAACTTTCATGTAGCATAAATAAATGCATATATCATTCGAATCATTCATGACGTTGGATCGTCCTTATGATCCATATGTGTTTCTCGgagttaatataattttaattaaagctATTCCAAAATAACTCTACCTTGTACAAAGCAACTCTTAATTAGCGGTACGTAATAAGATTgtgctattttatttttattttttaaaagaaactttaatGAAAAGcacactattttaaaaaaaaaatgccaaaaaatgaaaaggaaaaaaaacactcATTTTGCTGGTGCATCCACGTGATTGAACTTGTCGCCGGAGCAAATTAATTACGTACGATCCAATCCGCCTCACGCCATTTCGTTGTTGGCGCTGGTCGCCGCAAAATACTCCAACCATATGTATCAACTTATCGTAGGTTTTGTTGGAAATAAACTTTATTTGTGAAGATAGAATAATGAGATGATAATGATAATTTTTTATGAGAGTTTGTAAGAGGATAGAATTTGATGAGGTGATGATCATAATAAAAATAAGAGTTTCATGGagattgaataaaaaaaatctaatgttTATTCAATAAACCTATAAATAtgtatcttaatttttttattgaatgAAGCGAGTTGAGTTTTTTGttttattcttctcctcttctatattttttttcttccatagtttcttttatttcttctctaATAATTCTTTTTCCAACAAACAGGTATCAAAGTCATATCTAATGGAGGTATGATTTTCTTTCAAGTTCCCGTACTAAAGGCGAGTAATTATGATAATTGGAGTATCAAGATAAAGGCGCTTCTTGGAGTTCATAATATTTGGGAGATTATAGAAAAAAGGCTACGTTGAACCACGTGATGACTCGACGCTATCTTCGACTGAAAAAGATAGTATATGtgagagatttaagaaagagagacaagaagaCTCTTCCTCATTTACCAAGCTTTAGATATGATGATTTTGAGAAAATTCATTCAAGTGTTACTTTGGCCAAGCAAGCATGGGAAAAGCTTCAAGtctcatatcaaggagaagaaaaggtaAAAAAAGGCACGACTTCAAacattaagaagtcaatttgatgctcttcgtatGAAGGAAGGCGAATTGGTATCCAATTACTTTTCTAGAGTCTCTACTATTTCCAATCAACTAAAGAGAAATTGTGAGAAACTAGAAGAAGTAACTATCATCGAGAAAATTCTTCGACCACTGGATTTAAAATTTAATAGCATtactgttagagtatatactaaaagcctagcttttggtataaacatttatctagaaataagaatcacattgctcaaatgtctacatttatgataaatgtagttgttcaattaatttatattgtagataacatggtgtgtggtgtcacacacagaagatcatgttatcagtaccttataaattataaacagtagctcacgaccataatggaaaggaacaaaccattggaaggtcgtagtgtaattaggtattagtttatcttaactatataattacactagtacacttagagtgtattgagtaggaccattagaggtcgtttcttttatactgactttataaagaaacaaagacctcagttattatggaagtgtgtgctcttaatcctaatataataacaagcacatatatttgatatttatttctttaatttatcaatgggtgagatttagttcgatgaatcaataagcccgataagttgggaaatgatatcacttatagtgtgttgttgattatagaaggaaactcgtcctagtgatctaggttgagaatgtccccaagaggagctcataaggattgtcatgttaaaccccgcagtggacttagtccgacatgacgatgaagttgagtggtactactcttgagctagatattaattaagtgagttgtcagtaacttacttaattagtggacatttgttatcttaaacacaggagactaacacactcataataagaaggagcccaaaatgtaatttgggattggtgcggtagttcaataatagttctttagtggaatgaattattattgatgaaattaagttgtgtgttcggggcgaacacgggatgcttaatttcatcgggagaccaaaccaattcctcctctcggtccctatcgtagcctctagtatatagagatttatacccacccatacccaccttcttacccatccaatggggtcggccaagctagcttggaacccaagctaggcccggccaagtccaagtggataagAAGTtggtggccaaagcttgggtcccaagcttaggtggccgccactagaatattaaaaggatttttattaaaattatttcttatgtggatatcatgattttaaagagagtttaaaattaaaatttccttttataactttctacaaaagattaagagaagagattaatctctttccttatttgtagattaaaaggatggttttaatttttggtaaaaactttccttatttgtaaatcatctacatgtttaaaagagagtttaaaatttgaaatctttccttatttgttgattaaaggaggattttaaattttaagaaaactttcctttttaaccatgttcatgatttaaaagaaagtttaaaaattaataattctcttttattagtttctacaaaagattgagatttgatatctttccttatttgtagattaaaagagattttaatttttagagataactttctttttatccacatgtttaaaagaaagattttaatttattaaatttcctttttataaaccaatcatgaagggattaaattattgaagaaattttataaatttctggagacaaattaggaagttttaattaattaaaactctccttgtttgtagctttggtgtggccagccatgtaaattgagaaaaggaaaattgttttaattaaataaatttttccttttcatggcaaaagaattaaggaagtttttaattaaatttccttatttgccaagaccaaggattataaaagagggggtagagaaggcttcatggtgaacaacctctattatttttctccctcttttccttggtgttgtggccggccaacctctcttcctctcttcctcttggtggtggccgaaccttctattGGCTTGgggctcttgtggtggccggatactacttggagaagaagaagaaggagagaaagcttgtatcccttggagcttggttggtgttttgttcttcgtccttggtgaagcttctttgtgttggccgaacctagctaggaggagaagaaggtgcttggtggtttctcatctcggaagatcgttgcccacacaacgtccgaggttagaagaggaatacggtagaagatcaagaggtc
This genomic stretch from Zingiber officinale cultivar Zhangliang chromosome 7A, Zo_v1.1, whole genome shotgun sequence harbors:
- the LOC122002815 gene encoding protein-tyrosine sulfotransferase-like; this translates as MTPRCKVMSHIFICGLLIFIYLVSTLLTVSSSGDDYLHCESIMRNWVDSSMETEVHTDELILKDLLFFLHVPRTGGRTYFHCLLRKLYTSPQKCPLSYDKLRLDPSKPNCRLMVSHDDYSLISKLPKHKTSVVTILRHPIDRVFSTYESSVELAAEFLVHPNLTSTTQMFRRIVLDIWPWKYLVPWMRQDLFVRRHARELGRLRKIEETNNPYDMEEMVMPLQEFINDPIAHEIIHNGATFQVAGLTNNSYLEELHDVRNCLRKHPEFGHYVLEVAKHRLDHMLYVGLTEEHKKSANMFAELVGAQVISQSEAWSSTEQETTNKTEPSFSYSYPADGLKQAEGIAGYLNITEILSPHDEPGRENMTVGKLIEAYEKCNSNLRKFQTTRHTMSLKRISPVKFSKKARRSVPASILDQIQYLNSLDVELYKHAQDIFRRQEKHVVQNDDKGNLKAQEELQTSGCGSLFSCLPWKILSIIAFLAVIVLAILVTKRRRAGKLKMF